The segment TTGTGCCAGATAAAGAAAAACTGTCGGGCCAGATCCAGGTCAGGTGTTTCCACGGCGACCAGGCTGCCGCGGCGAAAAGCGTCGCGCAACGCCAGGCGTGAGATGCATCCAATGCCCAGTCCCGACTCCACCGCCCGTTTGATCGCTTCAGTGTGCTCCAGCTCCAGGCGAATATTGAGCGCAGTTTGGTGATGGCGCATGGCTTGATCGAACGTCAGGCGGGTGCCGGAGCCCTGCTCGCGCAAAATCCAAGCTTCACGGGTCAACTCTTCCAGTGTGGCGTGACCACGAACCGCCAGCGGATGCTGCGGAGCGCAGAAAACCACCAGTTCATCCTCTACCCAGCTCTGGACTTCGATGTCCGGATGGGCGCAATCGCCTTCGATCAGACCCAGGTCAATTTCGTAATGGGCGACTTGTTGCACGATATGGGCTGTATTTTGAACCACCAGCTTGACCTGACTTTCAGGGTGCGCCTGCATGAAGCTGCCTATCAGCAGGGTCGCCAGATAGTTGCCGATGGTCAGTGTGGCGCCCACGGTCAATGAGCCAAAGCCGGATTTGCCGTTGAGCAGGTCTTCGATTTCCTTGGCCTGATCCAGCAGGGCGACGGCCTGAGGCAGCAGTTGGCGGCCCAGAGCATTAAGGCTTAAACGCTTGCCCGCACGGTCGAAAAGCTGGCAGCTGGTTTGGCGCTCCAGCTCGGTAATCGAGGTACTGGCAGCAGATTGTGAAAGGGCCAACAAACCAGCAGCGCGAGACACGCTCTCTTGTTGGGCGACGGCAACGAACACCTGGAGTTGTCTGAGAGTAAATCGCATATCGATATAACCGATAACCCTTATCTTGATAATTCAGTTAACAGATATTGTCGCCGCCATTAGAATGCTGTGCAATCGCGCCCATAGTCAGCGCAGGCGAAATTAGGAGCCCCGTACATGAGCAACATGAACCACGAACGTGTCCTCAGTGTTCATCACTGGAACGACACCCTGTTCAGCTTCAAGTGCACCCGCGACCCGGGTCTGCGCTTCGAGAACGGTCAGTTCGTGATGATCGGCCTGCAACAGCCCAACGGCCGTC is part of the Pseudomonas sp. ML2-2023-3 genome and harbors:
- a CDS encoding LysR family transcriptional regulator, which codes for MRFTLRQLQVFVAVAQQESVSRAAGLLALSQSAASTSITELERQTSCQLFDRAGKRLSLNALGRQLLPQAVALLDQAKEIEDLLNGKSGFGSLTVGATLTIGNYLATLLIGSFMQAHPESQVKLVVQNTAHIVQQVAHYEIDLGLIEGDCAHPDIEVQSWVEDELVVFCAPQHPLAVRGHATLEELTREAWILREQGSGTRLTFDQAMRHHQTALNIRLELEHTEAIKRAVESGLGIGCISRLALRDAFRRGSLVAVETPDLDLARQFFFIWHKKKYQTSAMREFLELCRAFTAGVQRSDEIVLPTIA